GCAGAGTGAACAAATGGCCAGTCAGATCCCGTTCATGCCTGAAGAAGATGCCCCTGATCTCCGTCAACCCGGTGCTTATTCAGTCCGTCAGTATGAACTTGCAGTTCCGATTCCTCCCCTGGCGATCGCTGCTGATGCCTCCATCCAGAATGAAACTGGGGAGACGCTGGTTGCCGATCTCTATCTCCCTCAAGAGGTTGACCAATCAGTTCCGCTGGTAGTCGTCACCCATTCTTTGGCCTCAACGCGATCGCGCTTCCGCTACTGGGGGGAACATTTGGCGTCCCACGGTATTGCGGTCGTGATTCCTGAGCATGAAGGGAGTAATGCCGCTTACTTGGAAGCCTTGATGCGCGGCGAACATCGGAACTTGATTGATACGGTGGAGTATCCCCGGCGCATTCATGAAATTTCGAGTTTGCTTGATGCCCTGCAACAACATCCAGAGTTTAGTTCGCAGCTCAATTTTGAGCAGATTGGCGTGATCGGAACCTCCTATGGCGCAACGGTAGCCTTGGGACTAGCTGGGGCTGAACTCAATCGCGATCGCCTCCAAACGCAATGTGTACCTGATGACCTGACCCTCAATCTCTCGACGTTGTTGCAGTGTCGAACCAATGGTTTACCAGAGGGAGACTATACCCTGCGCGATCCTCGGATTCGGGCGGTTATTGCTATGTTTCCACCGACCAGTGTCATTTTTGGCCCGGAGGGCTTGAGCCAGATTGACGTTCCGACGATGGTTGTGTCAGCTAGCGAAGACCAGCTTGCCCCGGCTGTAGAAGAACAGATTCGTCCCTTTCAAGGAGCGAGTTTAGACGATTGGTATTTGGTGATGCTTGACCCTGCGAATCACTATATCCTCAATGCTGTTGGCTCGGAGGATAAAGCCCCAGACTTTTTGCAAAGCAGTCGCCCAGATCCGGCCATTGGTCGAAGTTATATCCAGGCTCTCAGTGTTGCTTTTTTCAAAACCTATTTGGGGGAAGGGGAACTCAATCCTGGCCATCCCATAGATTACAAAGATTATTTGAGTGCTAGCTATGCGGAATCGATCCGCCAAGATGCGCTGAATTTTTATATGCTCTCTGCTTCAGAGATACCCATTGATGAACCTTGAACCAAGCGATCGATCACCATTGCAGTCTGAGCGGTAACTGAGGACGACAATCGAGCGATCGCCCTTGCCGACCGTGATCAAACGCTACGGTTGCCAGAGGTTCTGATGCAGGGTGAACGTGAACGATGCCTTCTGTATCAAGGGTCGTTGCGGCATCAGATAGAGGGGCTTGCTGAACAATGTCAATGTGAACCTGGGTGATTTCTCGACAACCACAGGCATGCTCAAGCGGTTGCTGGCGATCGCCCATCAACTGATCCGGGCGTTTGCCGAAGGGAATTACAAAGATGAGCGGTTCTGCAGGATGCGTAGAGGCTGCAATGTCGATTTGCAGAGAGGCTGGTAGATAGGGTGGCGCATAGGCCACTGTGGTAAACGGTATGGAAATGGACTGTCCCCTAGGTCGAAGACTAACGCCAAAGGGGGAATATCCGGTTTCGCGATGGCGCGATCGCTCCCATAGGCGAGTTGGCCGAATCTCTGGCTGTTGAACCTCTTCGGTATTCTCAATCCATAGGAATTCCAGCATGGCATTGGGGAAAAAGAGGCGACGGTTGGTGGTTCCCTGTCCCGGATGACGATTCGACGATCCCTCCGTGAATCCGCAGGACAGGATCGTATCGACATCTGGTGCACCTGTATCGCAGCAGATGAAGAGATGATCAAATTCGAGCGTCATAGAATTCAGAGATCTTTACATGAGACTGCATGAGGATTTCACAGTTTAACTCCCCCGAACATACGGGTTCAGGGAAGGAAAATGCCTGCAAAACCTCGGGGTGGATCTCGCCAAACTGTCCCACAATCTGTTGATCAATAATCACGGATGCTGCCCGACCCGGAATGTAGTAACTGGCATCACATTCGACCAGCGTATAGTCAATCCTCAAGGCATGGAGTAGAGTCTGAATATAGGATTTGGCGATCGCAAAGGAAGCACGGGCATCCAAACTGGCAAATCCCCATAGGAAGGTTTCCTGAATCGATCCGTCGGATTTAAGGTTCAAGACTTCACCGATTTCATAAATATTGATCGGTTTAGGGGCGTTGATGTTGCGCGACAAAATCTCTAAAAGACCAGCCTGTAGCGTAGTGCGGGTAGCGCTGTAGGTGCGGCTCTTGGCATTTGCGGTTTGCACGTAGGTGGATGAAAAGTGTTCCAAAAGATCGGGAGCGGTGAGGATGTAGCTTTTGACCTCCATTAATCCCATCCGCTGCGCCCAATCGCCAACCTTAAGCACAAAGCTTCGTAACCGATCGGCTTCCCCTGTGTAGAACTTGAGACTGGTGAAATCCGCTTGCAGATTTTCAATCCCCACCGCGACTAGGAGATCCCCGGCAATGTCGATCTGGCTAAAGATATCGGTACGATAGGTGGGTACGCGCACGATATCGGTTCCGGTAGGATGTAGATCCATCCGTTCAAGATAGAGTCCAAGATCCTGTTTAGGAATAGAAGTACCAATGACTTCGTTGAGGAATTTAGCCGAGAAAGGGATCTCTTTGCGCGTTAGGGAAGGGGTAACTTGGGTTCCATCCGGAGTGGCGATCGCCACCGTTTTGACCTGGGCACCCGTATCCAAAAAGTTATGCGCCAGGATATTAATCGTGTCCATCACTGTTTGCTGCAAGATTCCCGTGACATCGATGAACAGGTTGCGCGTTTCGGCGGTGACGGCTCCGATTCCTTCGGCATTAATAATGGGAGGTAGGGAGAGAATCGTGTCCCGCTCGTCCATTAGCACCGGAACCTGATCCTGGGTCGGTAACGTTGAAGCATAGAGATGTCCCGACGGATGATCCGTCAGAAGCTGGCGTGCGGTCATGGGGCGATCGCCCTTGAGGGGAACAAAGCTTAGCGCATCGGAATTGACAGCCACATAGCGGAGATCGCCCCAAATCTGATCCAGATCGTAGACCCCAATGGCGATCTTTTTCCGCTGTCGTCCAAAGGTTTGGGTGACCTTTTCCTGAAACTGAATCAGGGCTTCGAGTCCACCATCTCCTAAATCTGCATTTTCAACGACTAACGCCGCAATACAGGGACGAAGAGACTCGACCGTTGGCGAGACATGGATCGTGCGTCCTGAGGCTTCTAATTGATCAGGAATGGTGCGAGGGATCTGGTTATAGATGTTAATCGCCCGGGTGAACCCTTCGGCAGCAAGGAGATCGGGACGTTCTGCCGTCACTTCAACTTCAAGCTCTTGCTCCCGTAGAACAGCATCTAAACCGTAGCTAAAAGCCTGCTTTTCAAGCTGAGCGGGCGACGTTTGGGTGAGGCGAGTTAGGTAGGCCAGGGGAAAGGTAACGGTAGGCATGGCGAGTGAGGGTAATAGAGATGAGCTTTCAATAGAGGTGGCGTGACGTCCGAAGTATAGTCTTTGCGGATTATCGGAATTGGATCTCTGGCCCAATCAGATCGGAGAGGGAGTCGATGCCGTAGAGGAGCATGGCGATACGTTCCAGCCCTAACCCCCAGGCCACAGTCGCCTTGTCACCGCATCCCAAGGGTTCCAACATCTCCGTACGAAATAGACCTGAGTTGCCCACTTCGATATAGCGATCGCTGGGTGAGTGGTAGGCCAAGACTTCCAACGATGGTTCCGTGTAGGGGTTGTAGGTGGGTTTGAAAATGAGATCTTTGAATCCCAAGCGTCCGTAAAAGTAGGTGAGATATCCCATCAAGGTTCGGACACTGAGCAATTCACCCACCACAACGCCTTCAATCTGATGAAACTCTGCGAGGTGCGTGCGGTCTACGCTTTCATTACGGAACACTTTATCAATGGAAAAGTATTTGCCGCTTTGACCCTGAAGTTGGTGAAGCTTGCGAGCGGTGGAGGTGGTGGTGTGGGCGCGGAGAATAGCACGACTGGCTTCTTCTTCTGTCCACTGTCCGCCGTAGGTGGATTCATGGGTGGATTTGACATGCTTCACCAGTGTGGGATCATCGGGCAGATCAACGTGCTGGGGATTGGCGAGATAGAACGTATCTTGGACTTCGCGGGCGGGATGGTCTTGGGGGGTAAAGAGAGCATCAAAGTTCCAAAACGACGACTCTACAATATAGCCAGACATTTCATCAAAGCCCATATTCAGGAAAATGTTGCGGATATGCTGGATGCACTGAGTCAAAATAGAGGGACGACCGTAGCCCACATCGGGAACCTGGTCGTGAATGTTGTAGGGCTTTAACTCGACGGTGCGCCAGTCACCAGATAGGATTAAATCACTCGTTAAGATCGTGACCACGGGACGGAGATCTAGTTCACGCAGCGATCGCTCTACCGTTAGGGCGTAATCCTGATCTACAACTTGGGTAATGTAGGACTGCTGCTGTAACCAGTCTAATTGGGGCGATCGCTCTGGAATGGTGTCTGCGTGGGCGATCGCCTCGAAGAGAGCCTGTCGTTGGGGATAGAGTTTGAGACGTTCTGAATTGAGAACCTTAATCTGCTTAATACCGTCCAGATCCAGAAGCTCAACCGCCTGTTCCTTCCGCAGTGCCCCAAAATTAATGCTGAATTTTTCCCCCAGTTCGGTTTGTAGGGTCGATAGACCACATACTCCTTGAAGGAGATAGGCCGCCAAGGTCGCCCCCGGAATCGCACCATCTAAATCTCGTCCCTTTGGGGTTAACTCCCAATGGGTTTGCGATCGCTCCTGCCACTGTACATATCCATCCAGTGCCCCGCTCAGCAAAAATCCTTTAATGAAATTGAAATCAAAACCATGCTGCTCACAGAGCGATCGCAGACTGGGAACCGTATCCTGAATCTGGAGCAGTTGCAAAAACTGCCGCTGTTTTCCCGTGAGTTGGGTGAGATCAAGGGTGGCGATCGCATCAGACATAGTGGGGTGCCCCTATCGTGGTTAGCAGATGGAAGCAGGTCTAAGGCTCACCATTCATGTACTGTGTAGGCTTAGACCTAGATAGTCTTGATTGTATAGCAGAGAGAGTTTGAGCGCTGGATAACGCTACGGATATTCACCCAAAAATAGAGGAGTGAGCAATATCCACTCCTCTATCCCGCTATGTCCTGATAACGTCTACTCCATCAATAAGCCGTCAGCAAGGCCAACGCCTTAAGTGCTCTAGATCGCGATCAGATCGTCTAATGAAACCGTCTGGAAGCTGCCAGCCTTCAAGTCATCGGCACTCACACCGCTAATCTTCGCTAGTACTTCATCGCCTGAAGAGATCGTGGTCTTATTGCCCTTGCCTCTCGATTTCAGGGTGAGATCGGCAAACTCTAGGTCAATTAATCCAATCGTGTCACGACGGGTCTTGAAGCTCACGATCTGATCGATGCCGCCACCAGTTTCTAGAACAAAGAGATTGTTACCGCTGTTGTCGATGAGGCGATTGCTCCCCTTACCACCGACCAGCACATCATCATCCTTGCCACCGAGCAGGCGATCATCTCCAGCATTCCCCAGGATGACATCATCTCCCGCTAAACCGTTCAGTACGTCATCATCGGCTTTGCCTTTGAGCAGATCATTGTCGGCGCTACCCTCTAGGAGGTACGAACCCCGCAGCACCTGATCGTCACGCGCATCTAAATTTTGAATACGCGCATCTTTCCGAGGGCCAACATCGCGTCCCTTAAACGGCTGATCGCTGAAGTTCTTAATCAGGTATTCCGCTAAGGCATCCTGCTCCGTTCCGTTATCTGCAAACCGAGCTTTACCCGTTTGTACCTCGTCTTCAACGAGATCGACGATATCTGTTCCTACGGCGGGGAAGGGGTAACCATCGCCACCGTCTGCCAAAAAGCCGAGCGTGACCATGCGAATCTCCCGGTCTGGATCGCCAACAACCTTACCGTTTTTGACCACCACATCCAGGATACGTCCCTGTTCATCCACGATCGCCAAATTGCGAATTCGCTCACCCGGCGTGATCACGTTACCGGACGCATCAAAGGCGATCGCCTGCCGGGATGCATCAAAACTAAAGGACATGCCGCCCACTTGGGGAAAGCGGCCCGGTGTTTCGCCCGGAGCCGTCCCGGCAACACCATGTTCCATCAAAATCT
Above is a genomic segment from Synechococcales cyanobacterium T60_A2020_003 containing:
- a CDS encoding phenylalanine--tRNA ligase subunit alpha → MSDAIATLDLTQLTGKQRQFLQLLQIQDTVPSLRSLCEQHGFDFNFIKGFLLSGALDGYVQWQERSQTHWELTPKGRDLDGAIPGATLAAYLLQGVCGLSTLQTELGEKFSINFGALRKEQAVELLDLDGIKQIKVLNSERLKLYPQRQALFEAIAHADTIPERSPQLDWLQQQSYITQVVDQDYALTVERSLRELDLRPVVTILTSDLILSGDWRTVELKPYNIHDQVPDVGYGRPSILTQCIQHIRNIFLNMGFDEMSGYIVESSFWNFDALFTPQDHPAREVQDTFYLANPQHVDLPDDPTLVKHVKSTHESTYGGQWTEEEASRAILRAHTTTSTARKLHQLQGQSGKYFSIDKVFRNESVDRTHLAEFHQIEGVVVGELLSVRTLMGYLTYFYGRLGFKDLIFKPTYNPYTEPSLEVLAYHSPSDRYIEVGNSGLFRTEMLEPLGCGDKATVAWGLGLERIAMLLYGIDSLSDLIGPEIQFR
- a CDS encoding phenylalanine--tRNA ligase subunit beta, with translation MPTVTFPLAYLTRLTQTSPAQLEKQAFSYGLDAVLREQELEVEVTAERPDLLAAEGFTRAINIYNQIPRTIPDQLEASGRTIHVSPTVESLRPCIAALVVENADLGDGGLEALIQFQEKVTQTFGRQRKKIAIGVYDLDQIWGDLRYVAVNSDALSFVPLKGDRPMTARQLLTDHPSGHLYASTLPTQDQVPVLMDERDTILSLPPIINAEGIGAVTAETRNLFIDVTGILQQTVMDTINILAHNFLDTGAQVKTVAIATPDGTQVTPSLTRKEIPFSAKFLNEVIGTSIPKQDLGLYLERMDLHPTGTDIVRVPTYRTDIFSQIDIAGDLLVAVGIENLQADFTSLKFYTGEADRLRSFVLKVGDWAQRMGLMEVKSYILTAPDLLEHFSSTYVQTANAKSRTYSATRTTLQAGLLEILSRNINAPKPINIYEIGEVLNLKSDGSIQETFLWGFASLDARASFAIAKSYIQTLLHALRIDYTLVECDASYYIPGRAASVIIDQQIVGQFGEIHPEVLQAFSFPEPVCSGELNCEILMQSHVKISEFYDARI
- a CDS encoding alpha/beta hydrolase — encoded protein: MILNPSFTPVSVRSHLTRIGASVLLNLGLMLGLGCRAEAAERLTVYVGPLQFSVSVNALDKFATGGEATGDLALIMNRLDDETQVEIRRFLQTSVDNSPVVVAQFAYSAMGEDLLQRIGTLIQTQSGINGFHAIRAALILAAADEAEGLTLINVLRQFLSSDLRINLASVEGLVNEIELLSSERERMVEAIAQQSEQMASQIPFMPEEDAPDLRQPGAYSVRQYELAVPIPPLAIAADASIQNETGETLVADLYLPQEVDQSVPLVVVTHSLASTRSRFRYWGEHLASHGIAVVIPEHEGSNAAYLEALMRGEHRNLIDTVEYPRRIHEISSLLDALQQHPEFSSQLNFEQIGVIGTSYGATVALGLAGAELNRDRLQTQCVPDDLTLNLSTLLQCRTNGLPEGDYTLRDPRIRAVIAMFPPTSVIFGPEGLSQIDVPTMVVSASEDQLAPAVEEQIRPFQGASLDDWYLVMLDPANHYILNAVGSEDKAPDFLQSSRPDPAIGRSYIQALSVAFFKTYLGEGELNPGHPIDYKDYLSASYAESIRQDALNFYMLSASEIPIDEP